The Thermocrinis ruber genome has a window encoding:
- a CDS encoding phosphomethylpyrimidine synthase ThiC: MVRCQGAALAGYYGAAMLCYVTPKEHLGLPNVEDVKQGVIAYKIAAHAADVAKRFPGARDWDLEMSKARFAFDWNRQFELAIDPETARAYHDETLPQEGYKTAKFCSMCGPEFCAYKISQHVSDKMEELLQQENWIAP; this comes from the coding sequence ATTGTTCGCTGTCAAGGCGCCGCCTTGGCGGGTTATTATGGTGCTGCAATGCTTTGCTATGTGACGCCCAAGGAGCACTTGGGACTTCCCAATGTGGAGGACGTAAAGCAAGGAGTTATTGCATACAAGATAGCAGCTCATGCGGCAGATGTAGCCAAACGCTTCCCCGGTGCCAGGGATTGGGACTTAGAAATGTCCAAGGCTCGCTTTGCCTTTGACTGGAACAGGCAGTTTGAGCTTGCCATAGACCCAGAGACCGCAAGGGCCTACCACGACGAAACCCTACCCCAAGAGGGCTACAAAACTGCCAAATTCTGTTCTATGTGCGGTCCTGAGTTTTGCGCCTACAAGATATCCCAGCATGTTTCCGATAAGATGGAGGAATTGCTCCAGCAGGAAAACTGGATTGCACCCTGA
- a CDS encoding HypC/HybG/HupF family hydrogenase formation chaperone produces the protein MCLAIPSQIEKINEDNTAIVNTMGVRRLVSLELLGEPVKEGDWVLIHVGFAISKLNEEEALKALELFEEILEMEEQYENY, from the coding sequence ATGTGCTTAGCAATACCAAGCCAGATAGAGAAGATAAATGAGGACAACACAGCAATAGTTAATACAATGGGCGTCAGGCGTCTAGTTTCCTTAGAACTTCTTGGAGAACCAGTAAAGGAAGGCGATTGGGTACTAATTCATGTAGGTTTTGCAATTTCAAAGCTAAACGAAGAGGAGGCGCTAAAAGCCTTAGAGCTTTTTGAAGAAATTTTAGAAATGGAGGAGCAGTATGAAAACTATTAA
- a CDS encoding TetR/AcrR family transcriptional regulator — MGRRLLKEKKKLDIIRTACRLFAEKGYYNTVIPDIAKALNMSVGNIYNYFESKEELAKEIMITVSNWVAERLRKINQENISTKEKIYKYTEEFFKIALEEPELINYFLRVFLVNREIFKEGCEGFACVGEVVAEVMILLSDGIEKGELRNQSFFPAFTTIMGTLGGMVFLHNEGLLEKPLMEYTHEVATNIWNALKA; from the coding sequence ATGGGAAGAAGATTGTTAAAAGAGAAGAAGAAGCTAGATATCATAAGAACCGCTTGTAGGCTCTTTGCGGAGAAGGGATACTACAACACGGTAATCCCAGATATAGCAAAGGCCTTGAATATGAGCGTGGGGAATATTTACAACTACTTTGAGTCTAAAGAGGAACTTGCAAAGGAAATTATGATAACAGTTTCAAATTGGGTTGCAGAAAGGCTAAGAAAGATAAACCAAGAGAATATAAGCACCAAGGAAAAGATCTATAAATATACGGAGGAATTTTTCAAGATTGCCTTAGAAGAACCAGAGCTTATAAATTACTTTCTGAGGGTATTCTTGGTAAATAGAGAGATTTTTAAGGAAGGTTGTGAGGGCTTTGCATGCGTTGGTGAAGTGGTGGCTGAAGTTATGATCCTTTTATCAGACGGTATAGAAAAGGGTGAGTTAAGAAATCAAAGCTTCTTCCCAGCTTTTACAACTATAATGGGTACCCTTGGTGGTATGGTGTTTTTACATAACGAAGGTCTTTTGGAAAAACCGCTTATGGAATACACCCATGAAGTTGCAACTAACATATGGAATGCTCTTAAGGCTTAG
- the uvrC gene encoding excinuclease ABC subunit UvrC codes for MLELIKSAPTQCGVYLFKKGNKVLYVGKAKNIRERLLQHYKQAQENKKEYAIVNSSDRIDWILTRNEYEALVLEVDLIQLHKPKYNVLHKHGGGYPVLLLTEDEFPTIKVVRGSEHEGKLFGPFFTAKRAYRVKRLIHKLFKLRTCDPMPTRASPCMDYHLGLCSGPCAGLISKEDYSLAVKSAQSMLSGEVSEVLPELYQRMEEHMERLEFEKCALIRDQIRALEKLSLGQSVSGLPYQRADLFYRIGRLLGVFLIRSFKLVDKEVFLLETEEELEETIIGFYYSNPLPEVLLLNFELSEEVKRWLSERGKVEIVQKIDQSLEELVKENLHHYMPPELWQEEFLKVLKIPPPRIIEGFDVSHFYGGYTVASCVVWEEGTMNKKRYRRYRIKTVNQIDDYASLEEVLSRRARRLKEGEETMPDLWLIDGGLGQLSVAIRVRDRFGLPIKVVSLAKEEEILLTEWGQRVRLKEHPILYRIFGQIRDEAHRFALSYNRKLRLKEGLKDILDRIKGIGEVKKKIIYNNFENLYELLKAEDRHLKKLGIDPSIKQEIEKYLT; via the coding sequence ATGCTTGAGCTTATAAAGTCTGCACCCACCCAGTGTGGAGTTTATCTCTTCAAGAAGGGCAACAAGGTCCTTTATGTGGGAAAAGCCAAGAACATAAGGGAGAGGCTGTTGCAACACTACAAGCAAGCCCAAGAGAACAAAAAGGAGTATGCCATAGTTAACAGTTCGGACCGTATAGATTGGATACTAACCCGCAACGAATACGAAGCCCTGGTGTTAGAGGTGGACCTAATACAACTTCATAAACCCAAATACAACGTCCTGCACAAGCACGGTGGGGGCTATCCTGTCCTCCTGCTAACGGAGGATGAATTTCCAACCATAAAGGTGGTTAGAGGCTCCGAGCATGAGGGGAAGCTCTTTGGTCCCTTCTTCACCGCCAAGAGGGCCTACAGGGTAAAAAGGCTCATCCATAAGCTTTTTAAACTTCGCACCTGCGACCCAATGCCTACTAGAGCCAGCCCATGCATGGATTATCACCTGGGGCTATGCAGTGGTCCCTGTGCAGGTCTGATTAGCAAAGAGGATTATTCCTTGGCGGTGAAATCTGCCCAATCTATGCTCTCGGGGGAGGTCTCTGAGGTTCTACCAGAGCTATACCAGAGGATGGAAGAACATATGGAAAGGCTTGAGTTTGAAAAATGCGCCCTTATCAGAGACCAAATAAGGGCTTTGGAAAAACTCTCCTTGGGTCAGAGTGTAAGCGGACTCCCCTACCAGAGAGCAGACCTCTTTTACAGAATAGGCAGGCTCTTGGGAGTCTTTTTGATAAGGTCTTTCAAGCTGGTGGATAAGGAGGTTTTCCTTTTGGAGACGGAGGAAGAGTTGGAAGAGACCATTATAGGCTTTTACTACTCCAATCCATTGCCGGAGGTTTTGCTCTTGAACTTTGAGCTCTCGGAAGAGGTCAAAAGGTGGCTCTCGGAAAGAGGGAAGGTTGAGATCGTTCAAAAGATAGACCAGAGCTTGGAAGAGCTTGTCAAAGAAAATCTCCACCACTACATGCCACCAGAACTTTGGCAGGAGGAGTTCTTGAAAGTGCTAAAAATTCCTCCACCAAGGATCATAGAGGGCTTTGATGTTTCCCACTTTTATGGAGGCTATACGGTGGCATCCTGCGTGGTTTGGGAAGAGGGAACTATGAATAAAAAGAGATACAGAAGGTATCGGATAAAAACGGTAAATCAGATTGACGATTACGCCTCCCTGGAGGAGGTGCTGAGCAGAAGGGCAAGAAGGCTTAAGGAAGGGGAGGAGACCATGCCAGACCTGTGGCTCATTGACGGAGGACTCGGACAATTGAGCGTAGCCATTAGGGTAAGGGACAGGTTTGGCTTGCCCATCAAGGTAGTTTCCCTCGCCAAGGAGGAGGAAATTCTGCTAACCGAATGGGGACAGAGGGTAAGACTAAAGGAACATCCTATACTCTATAGAATTTTCGGACAGATTAGGGATGAAGCCCACCGCTTTGCCCTTTCTTACAACAGAAAGCTCAGACTAAAGGAGGGGCTAAAGGACATCCTTGACCGAATAAAGGGCATAGGAGAGGTCAAAAAGAAGATCATTTACAACAACTTTGAGAACTTATATGAGCTTTTAAAGGCGGAGGACAGACACCTCAAGAAGCTGGGCATAGACCCATCCATAAAGCAGGAGATAGAGAAGTATTTGACTTAA
- a CDS encoding YhjD/YihY/BrkB family envelope integrity protein gives MVKSRLLALFYSLKEIFLGDVGLYASALTLRFLMVISSLLLFFGFLASFFPFLNQEKITQVISQLTPTYAEVLINKLLKIYKHREIGSVFSFFISYFFLVGYAKTLAKAISRVLKEDIKLKETLLWIFIPVYLLGFSVFILVGSAVLSLLQSFIPKSLSFALSLSKLLLFLPLIYFMYWFFLRDTLKPMRILETSVLFLVFLMLLNFIFGKFFIKLIGLNPLYAVLGSLLSFLVWLELTFSFLLGAIIYAKRLEPNLKGG, from the coding sequence ATGGTAAAAAGTAGGCTTTTGGCACTGTTTTACTCCCTTAAGGAGATATTTTTGGGAGATGTTGGTCTCTATGCTTCCGCATTGACCTTAAGGTTTTTGATGGTAATCAGTTCTCTTTTGCTCTTTTTTGGATTTTTGGCGAGCTTTTTCCCTTTTCTAAACCAAGAGAAGATTACGCAGGTTATAAGCCAGCTTACTCCAACGTATGCAGAGGTGCTTATCAACAAGCTTCTGAAAATATACAAACACAGAGAAATAGGTTCTGTGTTCTCCTTTTTTATCTCCTACTTCTTTTTGGTAGGCTACGCCAAAACTCTCGCTAAAGCAATTTCTCGTGTTCTAAAGGAAGATATAAAACTCAAAGAAACTCTTCTTTGGATTTTTATTCCAGTTTATCTTTTGGGTTTTTCTGTGTTCATACTGGTAGGTTCTGCGGTCCTGTCCCTTCTTCAGTCTTTTATTCCCAAGAGCCTAAGCTTTGCCCTTAGTCTTTCTAAACTGCTCTTATTTTTGCCCCTTATATACTTTATGTACTGGTTCTTTTTGAGAGACACCCTAAAGCCAATGCGTATACTGGAAACTTCCGTGCTTTTCCTTGTTTTCCTGATGCTCTTAAACTTCATCTTTGGTAAGTTTTTCATCAAGCTGATAGGTCTTAATCCACTGTACGCAGTTTTGGGTTCTCTGCTCTCTTTCTTGGTATGGCTTGAGCTTACCTTTTCCTTCCTCTTGGGTGCGATCATTTATGCCAAGAGGCTGGAGCCAAATCTCAAGGGAGGATAA
- a CDS encoding DUF4198 domain-containing protein, translated as MKGIKGKLGLFLFSVCLAFSHELWVKREGNSYTLYYGHLNPKEGEEKFIKYKPEDVLRIECFDHFGKSIPLKLERNYPIKFNAQCYAVYAVYSSGYWTKTVYGLTNKPKNETKEPLESWLSYESVKRIDGWTEAFKKPLTDDLEIVPLNNPLTLNVGDKITLVVYQKGKPVKDVPVAYEDKTVGATDEEGKINVRIKHKGMQIIKASVKEKGDGTKADYVVKTTSLVFEVK; from the coding sequence ATGAAAGGTATAAAAGGAAAGCTCGGACTTTTTCTCTTTAGTGTATGCTTAGCCTTTTCCCATGAGCTGTGGGTAAAGAGGGAGGGTAACTCTTATACGCTGTATTATGGGCATTTGAACCCAAAGGAAGGAGAGGAGAAATTTATTAAGTATAAGCCAGAGGATGTTTTAAGGATTGAATGCTTTGACCACTTCGGAAAGAGCATACCATTGAAACTTGAAAGAAATTATCCGATAAAGTTCAATGCTCAATGTTATGCGGTATATGCGGTCTATTCTTCGGGCTACTGGACTAAAACTGTGTATGGCTTGACAAACAAACCAAAAAACGAAACAAAGGAACCGTTGGAAAGTTGGTTGTCTTATGAAAGTGTAAAGAGGATTGATGGATGGACTGAAGCCTTCAAAAAACCCTTAACCGACGACTTGGAAATTGTGCCACTGAATAACCCTTTAACGCTAAATGTAGGAGACAAAATAACATTGGTAGTCTATCAAAAAGGAAAACCTGTTAAAGATGTACCCGTAGCATACGAAGATAAAACAGTGGGGGCAACTGATGAAGAAGGGAAAATTAATGTAAGAATAAAGCACAAAGGAATGCAAATTATTAAAGCTTCTGTGAAGGAAAAAGGAGATGGAACTAAGGCTGATTATGTTGTGAAAACCACGAGCCTTGTCTTTGAGGTGAAGTAG
- a CDS encoding energy-coupling factor ABC transporter permease → MHIPDGFVAPQIYLPAYILDISLLAYSIRRIKRSLNERAIPYLSSVSLLSFVISSITIPLPGGTSVHGTGIPILSILFGPWVAFVSYSLILFLQAVLFGEGGITTFPINSISMGFVGSFAAFFTYKALSIFKEEVSIVISSFVSVMLSALLIATILGIHPYLFKKADGSPLYFPFGLYITIPAILVPHIFVGLGEGLLSSIAIKVLNRRLKVER, encoded by the coding sequence ATGCATATACCCGATGGCTTTGTAGCTCCACAGATATACCTACCGGCCTACATATTGGATATTTCACTCTTAGCATACTCTATTAGAAGGATAAAACGTTCGCTAAACGAGAGAGCGATCCCATACCTTTCTTCTGTTTCGCTTCTTTCCTTTGTTATTTCCTCTATAACTATACCTTTACCCGGCGGAACTTCCGTTCATGGGACTGGAATCCCTATCCTTTCAATACTCTTTGGTCCTTGGGTTGCTTTTGTTAGCTACTCTTTGATCCTCTTTCTCCAAGCTGTCCTTTTTGGAGAGGGCGGAATAACAACTTTCCCAATAAATTCTATATCTATGGGCTTTGTTGGTTCTTTTGCAGCTTTTTTTACCTATAAAGCCCTTAGCATCTTTAAAGAAGAAGTTTCTATCGTAATTTCAAGCTTTGTGTCTGTAATGTTATCTGCACTTTTGATAGCTACGATATTGGGAATACACCCTTACCTTTTCAAAAAAGCAGACGGTTCTCCGCTTTATTTTCCTTTTGGTTTATATATTACGATTCCTGCTATACTTGTTCCACACATCTTCGTAGGCTTAGGAGAGGGATTGCTAAGCTCCATTGCGATAAAGGTTCTGAATAGGAGGTTAAAAGTTGAAAGATAA
- a CDS encoding hydrogenase maturation protein, producing MRILFLCYRFNSLSQRLYCELTERGHEVSIELDVHPELTIEAVNNYKPDLIIAPFLKRKIPREVWSRVKTLVIHPGPPGDRGPSALDWAILRQEKEWGVSLLEAVDEYDAGPVWSYRTFPMRKARKSSIYRNETTDGAVESVLEIIEQLLEGKEPKKLYPKGIWNPRMDQSYRYVNWSEDPTGEILRKVYASDSQPGALARLGDDEYYIFNAYREDYLKGKPGEIIAVRDEAICIGTLDGAVWITHLREKGKDSIKLPAARVIGHLLKNIREESIKPWEIVDFATYREIIYEEEGGIGHIFFNFYNGAMSTEQCERLLETFRYAKKRPVKAIVLWGQEDFFSNGMNLNTIENAESPADESWRNINAMDDLCEEILRTTDKLTVACMQGNAGAGGVFLALTCDLVYARESVVLNPHYKNIGNLYGSEFWTYTLPKRVGWEMGKKIMDNRMPISAKQAFKIGLIDKVFKGTQKEFREKVIRELKDFIDSRDYELFIENKKTQRLKDELQKPLSEYRKEELEMMKLNFYGFDPSYHVARYYFVRRIPPFRTPPYLAIHRRLKSKP from the coding sequence ATGAGAATACTTTTCCTCTGCTACAGGTTCAACTCCCTGTCCCAACGACTCTATTGTGAACTGACTGAAAGGGGACATGAGGTGTCCATAGAGCTAGACGTCCATCCTGAGCTTACAATAGAAGCAGTTAATAATTACAAACCTGACTTAATAATTGCACCCTTTTTGAAACGCAAAATTCCTCGCGAAGTATGGAGCAGGGTAAAAACCCTGGTAATACATCCAGGACCTCCCGGAGACAGGGGTCCTTCTGCGTTGGATTGGGCAATACTTAGACAGGAAAAAGAATGGGGAGTAAGCCTTTTGGAAGCAGTAGATGAATACGATGCAGGTCCGGTATGGAGCTACAGAACGTTTCCAATGAGGAAAGCCAGAAAATCCAGTATATACAGGAATGAAACAACAGATGGAGCGGTTGAATCTGTGTTGGAAATCATAGAACAACTATTGGAAGGAAAAGAACCTAAAAAACTTTATCCAAAAGGAATATGGAATCCGAGGATGGACCAGTCTTATAGGTATGTAAATTGGTCCGAGGACCCAACGGGAGAAATTTTAAGGAAAGTTTATGCATCAGACAGCCAACCCGGTGCTTTGGCACGGTTAGGGGATGATGAATACTATATTTTTAATGCTTATAGAGAAGACTATTTAAAGGGAAAGCCGGGAGAAATAATAGCGGTACGCGATGAAGCTATATGCATAGGCACTTTGGACGGTGCGGTTTGGATTACACATCTAAGAGAAAAAGGTAAAGATTCAATAAAACTCCCGGCAGCAAGAGTCATAGGGCATCTTCTGAAAAATATTAGAGAGGAGTCTATAAAACCCTGGGAGATTGTGGATTTTGCTACTTACAGAGAGATAATCTACGAAGAAGAGGGAGGGATAGGACACATATTCTTTAACTTTTACAATGGTGCCATGTCCACGGAACAATGTGAAAGACTTTTGGAAACCTTTAGGTACGCCAAGAAAAGACCAGTTAAAGCCATAGTGCTTTGGGGACAGGAGGACTTCTTTTCAAACGGCATGAACCTAAATACCATTGAAAATGCGGAAAGTCCCGCAGATGAATCTTGGAGAAACATAAACGCCATGGATGATCTATGCGAAGAAATACTCAGAACAACGGATAAGCTAACAGTAGCCTGTATGCAAGGTAATGCAGGAGCTGGTGGCGTATTCCTTGCTTTAACGTGCGACCTTGTGTATGCAAGGGAAAGTGTAGTGCTGAACCCTCACTATAAGAACATAGGGAATCTCTATGGTTCGGAGTTTTGGACATACACTCTACCCAAAAGGGTTGGTTGGGAAATGGGAAAGAAAATTATGGATAACAGAATGCCAATAAGTGCCAAGCAGGCTTTTAAAATAGGTTTGATTGACAAGGTCTTTAAAGGAACGCAAAAAGAATTTAGGGAAAAGGTTATCAGAGAACTCAAAGATTTTATCGACTCAAGGGATTATGAACTATTCATAGAAAATAAAAAAACTCAAAGACTAAAGGATGAACTACAAAAACCTCTTTCTGAATACAGGAAAGAAGAGCTTGAAATGATGAAGTTAAACTTTTACGGTTTTGACCCAAGCTATCACGTGGCACGATACTATTTTGTTAGAAGAATACCACCCTTTAGAACTCCTCCATACCTTGCTATTCATCGCAGACTAAAATCTAAGCCTTAA
- the hypD gene encoding hydrogenase formation protein HypD, with the protein MKTINLKAFRDSEKLKGLEYSIKKFVEKIGRTINIMEFCGGHTHTIIKYGIDQLLEGYIRFIHGPGCPVCVIPSSRIDLAIEIAGQKDTILCTYGDLLRVPSSNRKTLLDLRAEGYDVRMVNSSLEALNIALSEKGKRVVFFAIGFETTTPQTAVLLLKAKELGLKNLYVVSNHVITPAAIQHILNSPEIRDIGKVEIDAFLGPGHVSTIIGTRPYEYFSEEFLKPVAICGFEPLDVMQGVWLVVNQIARGEAYVVNQYTRFVSREGNIKAQKLVSEVFELRKVFEWRGLGIVPYSALKIRKEFEAFDGEKSFDVKLPPPKEHPACICGKVIRGVALPTECKLFGTVCTPQNPIGSCMVSSEGACAAYFKYKRL; encoded by the coding sequence ATGAAAACTATTAATCTGAAAGCGTTCAGGGATAGTGAAAAGTTAAAAGGTTTAGAATACAGCATAAAGAAATTCGTGGAAAAAATTGGAAGGACAATCAATATAATGGAATTTTGCGGAGGACACACTCATACCATAATAAAGTATGGTATAGACCAGCTTCTGGAGGGGTATATTAGGTTCATACACGGTCCCGGATGTCCGGTGTGTGTAATACCCTCTTCAAGGATTGACTTAGCCATAGAAATTGCAGGACAAAAGGATACCATTCTTTGCACTTACGGGGACCTTCTTAGGGTTCCAAGCTCAAACAGAAAAACCCTTTTAGACCTGAGGGCGGAAGGATACGATGTGAGAATGGTAAATTCCTCCTTAGAGGCTTTAAACATTGCGCTCTCGGAGAAAGGTAAAAGGGTTGTATTTTTTGCGATAGGCTTTGAAACAACAACTCCCCAAACCGCGGTATTACTACTAAAGGCTAAAGAATTGGGTCTAAAAAACCTATATGTAGTATCAAACCATGTTATAACACCCGCAGCAATACAGCATATACTTAATTCTCCAGAGATAAGGGATATTGGAAAGGTTGAAATTGATGCCTTTTTGGGCCCTGGGCATGTAAGCACTATAATAGGGACAAGACCTTACGAATATTTTTCAGAGGAGTTTTTAAAACCTGTTGCTATTTGTGGATTTGAGCCTTTGGACGTTATGCAAGGAGTGTGGTTGGTTGTTAATCAGATAGCAAGAGGTGAAGCGTATGTAGTTAATCAATACACAAGGTTTGTTAGCAGAGAAGGAAATATAAAAGCCCAAAAACTTGTATCAGAGGTTTTTGAACTTAGGAAAGTCTTTGAATGGAGAGGTTTGGGAATTGTCCCCTACAGCGCCTTAAAGATAAGAAAAGAATTTGAAGCCTTTGACGGAGAAAAATCCTTTGATGTAAAACTTCCGCCACCTAAGGAGCATCCAGCCTGCATATGTGGAAAGGTTATAAGGGGTGTGGCACTTCCCACCGAATGTAAGCTGTTTGGAACGGTTTGCACACCGCAGAACCCAATAGGCTCATGCATGGTATCTTCCGAAGGGGCTTGCGCGGCATACTTCAAATATAAAAGGCTATGA
- the nikR gene encoding nickel-responsive transcriptional regulator NikR encodes MKQETARFCVSLPQDLLEELDKRIIKKGYSSRSELIRDLIRELLIEEKWDEGQEVMGVLAIIYDHHQRELTRRMLDIQHKFYVKILCSTHIHLDHHNCLEVIVLRGKPTEIESLSISIGGLKGVKFAKLIKTATVL; translated from the coding sequence ATGAAGCAAGAAACTGCTAGGTTCTGTGTGTCTTTGCCACAGGACCTCTTAGAAGAACTGGATAAAAGGATAATAAAAAAAGGATACTCCTCAAGGTCTGAGTTGATAAGGGATCTAATAAGGGAGCTTCTAATAGAAGAAAAATGGGATGAGGGGCAGGAGGTCATGGGCGTTTTGGCTATAATATACGACCATCATCAGAGGGAGCTAACTAGAAGGATGCTTGACATTCAGCACAAATTCTATGTAAAAATCTTGTGTAGCACCCATATACATTTAGACCATCACAACTGCCTTGAAGTTATCGTCCTGAGAGGAAAACCTACGGAGATAGAATCTTTATCCATAAGCATAGGTGGGCTAAAGGGAGTAAAGTTTGCTAAGCTAATAAAAACCGCCACCGTGCTGTAG
- a CDS encoding energy-coupling factor ABC transporter ATP-binding protein, producing the protein MLKDINLKVEKGERIVVLGINGSGKSTLLKLLNALLFPTKGTYLYKGKNIEKNAFKDKNFIKAFRKEVVLLFQNPDAMIFNPTVYDEIAFGLRQLGFEEKVVKERVLYWAEVFGLTQYLNKPPFILSGGQKQKLCLACLLVLEPEVLLLDEPTANLDPKSTGWLIDFLNELKGVTTITSTHNLSLAPELGNRLIVLREGGSIIYDGEAEAFLKDQEKLINAGLVHKHKDKPYYHLH; encoded by the coding sequence GTGTTAAAGGACATAAACCTGAAGGTAGAGAAAGGAGAAAGGATTGTGGTTTTGGGAATAAATGGATCTGGGAAAAGCACACTACTTAAGCTTTTAAATGCACTTTTATTCCCAACTAAGGGAACATATCTTTACAAAGGTAAGAATATAGAAAAAAATGCGTTCAAGGATAAAAACTTCATCAAGGCTTTTAGGAAAGAGGTTGTTCTTCTTTTTCAAAATCCTGATGCCATGATTTTTAATCCAACGGTTTATGATGAGATAGCCTTCGGGCTGAGGCAGTTAGGCTTTGAGGAAAAAGTTGTAAAAGAGCGTGTTCTATACTGGGCTGAAGTCTTTGGACTTACACAATATCTTAACAAACCACCCTTTATTTTAAGCGGTGGGCAAAAACAGAAGTTATGTTTGGCATGTTTGCTGGTGCTTGAACCGGAGGTTTTACTCCTTGATGAACCTACCGCTAACTTGGATCCTAAAAGCACAGGATGGTTAATAGATTTTCTAAACGAGCTGAAAGGGGTAACAACGATAACCTCAACGCATAATTTGAGCTTGGCACCTGAGTTAGGGAACAGGTTGATAGTGCTAAGAGAAGGAGGGAGCATAATATACGATGGCGAGGCGGAGGCTTTCCTTAAGGATCAGGAAAAACTCATAAACGCAGGGCTTGTGCATAAGCATAAAGACAAACCATACTATCATTTGCATTGA
- a CDS encoding transporter codes for MVRKAIPLSLLIMGFSFAHHGVASLGAAGLEGPGAPLETSSSATLPEGSWLFYLKLDHVKWKKYSFDHFPDQKDSYDFWMYGIGYGVKPWLSVYLFIPYYVKKEVKSINNDPSQGQYFYTNSGFSDISLMAVLGFKYDRGFKLVPKNESLDDLMDWHFTVYGGMTLPTGDSNKYDRARDPKGEFEPDMATGFGKPSFTFGFTATKQIVSFPRLTFVFDANYIKFLEHTYNFREDPNGPKKKFKFGDELRLNTALAYRLYTNLERKFRADLLLEANFQYNQRDKEDGVKLEGSGGKILYGTVGTRLYYKNISAGVGVKLPVWKRLNEEEQQQGAEGKEKYRLIFTLSTLF; via the coding sequence ATGGTTAGGAAAGCGATCCCATTAAGCCTTCTTATTATGGGCTTTTCTTTTGCTCATCATGGAGTTGCTTCTTTAGGGGCAGCGGGTCTTGAGGGACCTGGGGCTCCCTTGGAGACTTCAAGCTCCGCTACACTACCAGAGGGCAGTTGGCTTTTCTATCTAAAGTTGGACCATGTAAAGTGGAAAAAATACAGCTTTGACCATTTTCCGGACCAAAAGGATAGCTATGACTTTTGGATGTACGGAATAGGATACGGAGTAAAACCTTGGCTATCTGTTTATCTCTTTATTCCCTACTATGTTAAAAAAGAAGTTAAATCCATAAACAACGACCCGAGCCAGGGACAGTATTTTTATACAAACTCTGGGTTTTCAGATATATCCCTTATGGCGGTGTTGGGCTTCAAATACGACAGAGGTTTTAAGCTTGTGCCAAAAAACGAAAGCCTCGATGATTTGATGGATTGGCATTTTACTGTATATGGTGGAATGACCTTGCCCACAGGGGACTCCAATAAGTATGACAGGGCGAGAGATCCAAAAGGTGAGTTTGAGCCAGATATGGCAACCGGTTTTGGAAAGCCTTCCTTTACATTTGGCTTTACCGCCACAAAGCAAATTGTTAGCTTCCCGCGTTTAACTTTTGTCTTTGATGCAAACTATATAAAGTTCTTGGAACACACTTATAATTTTAGGGAAGATCCTAATGGTCCTAAAAAGAAGTTTAAGTTTGGAGATGAGCTAAGACTTAATACTGCACTTGCCTATAGGCTTTACACAAATTTGGAAAGAAAGTTTAGAGCGGATCTGCTTTTGGAAGCGAACTTTCAATACAATCAGAGGGATAAGGAGGATGGCGTAAAGTTAGAAGGTTCCGGTGGGAAAATCCTTTACGGGACAGTTGGCACAAGGTTATATTACAAGAACATCTCCGCAGGTGTAGGAGTAAAACTTCCTGTTTGGAAACGTTTAAACGAAGAAGAACAGCAACAAGGTGCGGAGGGAAAGGAAAAGTATAGACTAATTTTTACACTCTCAACGCTATTTTAG